From the genome of Ziziphus jujuba cultivar Dongzao chromosome 6, ASM3175591v1, one region includes:
- the LOC107430255 gene encoding flavonoid 3'-monooxygenase CYP75B137 yields MTPALHFFQNLQSSICSWWVKTSQEKHEFSRLFFTLSAVFALFWYAWMFLKFKNRSSLPLPPGPKGLPLVGNLLALDPELHSYFSGLSKIYGDILKLRLGNKLGIVISSPSLASEVLKVQDVTFANRDVPAAGRIATYGGCDIAWTPYGPEWRMLRKICVLKMLSNTTLDSVYALRRREVRQTVGHFYNKVGSPVNIGEQIFLTILNVITSMMWGGTVEGEERSSLGSEFREVVSEMTELLGKPNVSDFYPGLARFDLQGIAKQMDGLARRFDGIFERMIYQRLRIEKVGGDDCKDFLQFLLRLKEGGDSKTSLTMNQLKALLMDMVVGGSDTSSNTIEFAMAEIMNQPELMNKIQQELEDVVGENNLVEESHIYKLPYLQAAVKETLRLHPALPLLIPHCPSETCTVGGYTIPKGSRIFVNVWAIHRDPSKWENPLKFDPERFLNTKWDFSGNDFNYFPFGSGRRICAGIQMAERMVMYSLATLLHSFDWVVPRGEKLDLSEKFGIVLKKKTPLIAVPTPRLSDPALYI; encoded by the exons ATGACGCCCGCTTTACATTTCTTTCAAAATCTTCAAAGTTCTATTTGTTCATGGTGGGTGAAAACCAGTCAAGAAAAACATGAATTTTCACGACTCTTCTTCACTCTCTCTGCAGTCTTTGCTCTCTTTTGGTACGCATGGATGTTTCTCAAATTCAAGAATCGGAGTTCCTTGCCATTGCCGCCGGGACCAAAAGGACTTCCACTCGTAGGCAACCTTCTTGCTCTTGATCCCGAGCTTCACTCCTACTTCTCCGGCTTGTCCAAGATTTACGGCGACATCCTTAAACTCCGGCTGGGGAATAAGCTTGGGATCGTCATAAGCTCACCATCCTTGGCCTCTGAAGTTCTCAAAGTCCAAGACGTCACGTTCGCCAACCGTGACGTCCCCGCCGCCGGTCGTATCGCAACCTACGGAGGTTGCGATATAGCATGGACACCGTATGGACCGGAGTGGCGCATGTTGAGGAAAATATGCGTGCTCAAAATGCTCAGCAACACAACTTTGGACTCAGTTTACGCGCTCCGGCGGCGGGAGGTCCGACAGACGGTGGGTCACTTCTACAATAAAGTGGGGTCGCCGGTGAATATTGGGGAGCAGATTTTCTTGACCATACTGAACGTGATAACGAGCATGATGTGGGGTGGCACGGTGGAGGGGGAAGAGAGGTCTAGCTTGGGTTCGGAGTTTAGGGAGGTGGTATCCGAAATGACTGAGCTTCTGGGGAAGCCAAATGTTTCGGACTTTTATCCGGGTCTGGCCCGGTTTGACTTGCAAGGGATAGCGAAGCAGATGGATGGGTTGGCCCGGAGGTTTGATGGAATCTTTGAGAGAATGATTTATCAAAGGTTGAGGATTGAGAAAGTGGGCGGTGACGACTGTAAGGATTTCTTGCAGTTTTTGCTGAGGTTGAAAGAAGGAGGAGATTCCAAGACATCTTTGACTATGAACCAACTCAAAGCCCTGCTCATg gaCATGGTGGTAGGTGGGAGTGACACATCCTCTAACACAATCGAATTCGCCATGGCTGAAATTATGAACCAACCAGAACTGATGAACAAAATACAGCAAGAGCTAGAAGACGTAGTTGGCGAAAATAACCTTGTAGAAGAGTCTCACATCTACAAACTTCCATATTTACAAGCTGCCGTCAAAGAAACTCTACGTTTACATCCAGCCCTACCCCTCTTGATCCCTCACTGCCCCAGCGAAACCTGCACTGTGGGAGGCTATACAATTCCCAAAGGGTCTCGGATTTTTGTAAACGTTTGGGCTATACATAGAGACCCTTCTAAGTGGGAAAACCCTTTGAAATTTGATCCGGAGAGGTTCTTGAACACCAAATGGGACTTCAGTGGAAATGATTTCAATTACTTTCCATTTGGTTCTGGTAGAAGAATATGTGCAGGGATTCAAATGGCAGAAAGGATGGTTATGTATTCTCTTGCTACCCTTTTGCATTCCTTTGATTGGGTAGTGCCTCGGGGAGAGAAATTGGATCTTTCTGAGAAGTTTGGGATTGTACTGAAAAAGAAAACCCCTCTCATTGCCGTTCCAACTCCTAGATTATCTGATCCGGCGCTATATATATGA